From the genome of Leishmania major strain Friedlin complete genome, chromosome 35:
tgtgtgcgcatTCCTCGACAGTCACCACACACAAAGCAAAAGGGGAACAAAATGGTCAAGCCGACGGTTTCGAAGGCTATCGTGAAGAAGCGCACGAAGCGCTTCACCCGCCATCGCTATGAGCTGTTCCCGCAGCTGAGCTCCAGCTGGCGCAAGCCGCGTGGTGAGGACTCCCCGGTTCGCCGCCGCTACAAGGGCCAGAAGGCAATGCCGAACAAGGGTTACGGTAGCGACCGCGCCACCAAGTACATCACCCCGTCTGGCTTCAAGAGCTTCCCGATCCAAAACGTGCAGGACCTGTACATGCTCGTGATGCAGAACCGCAAGTACGCTGGCGTCATCTCTCACACTGTCGGCGCCAGGTCTCGCAAGGCCATCGTCCGCAAGGCCCACGAGCTCGATGTCCGCCTAATCAACAGCGGTGCCAAGCTGCGCAAGCTGGAGAGCAACTAGAAGCCGATTGCGCAACGTGGTGCACAGTCTGTGTGCAGCGTGCTTGAAGTGCACCCGCTTTGAGGGGACGTGGTTCGAGGCAAGAGCAAGACGGCGAAGtgaggggtggaggggagaCGGGAGCGCGGGGACGCGGTGAGGAACATAGcggaaaagagggaggagggatcCATATCCCACACGCGACTGCGGCTGGACGGTGCGCGCTTGGAGATCACGCAGAGAAACGGGCAAGGGAGAAGTGGGAAGGGGAACACAGGAGGCGCGAATCACGTGTATCGcacgcgtatgtgtgtgcatgtgtgtgtgtgtatgtgtatgtgtatgtgtatgtgtatgtgtgtgcccctctttccccctctGCACCTCCTTTTCCGCCGGCAACCTCTGTGTGGCGCATTGCACGGCGCACGCGTTCTCGAGTGGCGTCGacattcccccccccctttcgtGTGCGCCCTGGCGCTCTTCACAGGTGCGCTCCGGCTggtctcctcctctcccctctgcTCCGTCGCATCTGCGCTGCCCTTCACCCGCCTCTCGCGTGCGGCACTTTTCATTTTCtcttttcatttttttttttgtttgtttgtttcctCCAGAcgaaaacaagcaaacacgCCAGGCAACCAGCGCGCACAAGGACTGCGGGGTCGCTGCGCTTTGGCATTGCGTTGGTGAATGAGGGTGCGTCGCACTGTGGTGCGCGCGGGGCTCCGCTGCCCGGGACACCCCGTTGAGTATGCTCTTcttgggggggggaaggagggagcgcTCTCGGTATGGCACCTCTCCTCCCATCACCTGCCGTACACAAGGGAGCaacccacccacacacgaGGCAAGCGTAAAAAGCCGAACAATCAAGAAGCCAGCAATGGTGACACGCGGTCCCGAGCTCGTCCACAGAACACTCCCGTCACTTTCCTGTCTGTCTCTCCTGCATTCCaccccgcctctctcccctcacTGCAGTTTAGCCTTGGCTGGAGATCAGCGACAGCAAAAGTGTCTGCCctgcgctgcaggcggcTGATTCGGTCATGAAGGCTGCTGTGGTGGACTATCCTACAAGGGCCGCTgtcacacatacacacgcacacacacacacacacacacacacacacagacacacacacgcacgcacagcattgcacacgtacacacgcgtGGGTGCTCCCCAGCGCATTTGGTTGCGTTCCCCACCACACCACGAACGAAGCGTAGCCACTATCCGGACCGCCTCTCTTCCCATTTCTCATCGCACAAACCATCGCGCTGTTCGCATCACGTCCCCGAGGCCGCGTTGACACCGttctgcagcaccgcagaTGGACAGCTTGCGGCGTCCAGGTagagaggagcagcagcaaccacgcgAATTCAGCATCAGTGcaagcggcgccgtcgaggcAGTGCTTCgctttgccgccgccgatgcaaAGACCaaccgcggcgctggcagtCGCGCTAAGACTGACCGCGTCGTCAGCGAGCACAAGACAGAGCAGTGCATCGCACTCATAGACTACCACGCGCTCGAAGAGGACGAGATCAGCTTCAGGGCCGGCGATGTAATCAACGTAACAGGGAAGGGGACTGCCTCTGGGTTCTGGGAGGGCTACGTGGCCACGCCGGTCTCTCCCGCGCTCGCTACGGCTGAGCTCAGTGACGCGGAGCACAgcagctctctctcgcactccCCCAGCGCCTCTCTACTGTCGCCAcaacaccagcagcgctgcacgcgcggccTCTTCCCGAACTGTCTCGTCACTTCCAACATGCGCCTCAAGCGCTCCTTGTCACACTACGCCTTGCAGAATGTTGCGCTGTGCCTGTACGCGTACCAGGCCACCGGCGATGGCGAAATGTCGTTCGTCCATGGCGACGTGATCACGGCGGTGCGCCCCAGCTCTTCACCAGGGTGGTGGTACGGCGTCAAAAGCGGCGGACCCGCGTGGGTGGCACCGGGCGTGGCGGCTTCCAATCGTTTTGTCGATCCAGCGGCCGCCACCGATTCCTCTGCGTCTCGCGCAGGCCGAAAAACACGGGCGGCGATcgatgcagcgccacaagGGGGCACCACCGCGCCAGCTGGTGACGGAAACGATGAGGAGCGCCTTTTTCCCACGAACTTCGTGACGTGTGACGTGGTGCAGGCCAACTTCAGCTTTACCGGTCGCCAGCCGCACGAGCTGAGCTGCAAAGTCGGCGATATCATTCAGGTGCATCGCCGTTGGAACGATGGTTGGTGGGAAGGCTCcctgcgcggccgccgcggcatctTCCCGAGTAACTACACCATGCCTAATGTCACCACAACAGCGCCACCACTCTTTTGCCCGCGGTGTCGCACCGTCTACGCGTCCAGCATGCTCTACTCGACATGCGCCAAATGCATGGCGGAGGAGCGGGTCGAGGATGCGATGATGCAGGCCGTGGAAGCGTACGCGCGCGGCGAGGCAGCAGAGCTCGACCTCTTCGCCAACGTCGACATCAGTCTACACACGCCGGTAGAGGATGCCTCTGCCAGCGACGGTGAAGTCAGCGTTGATGGAACCTTGAGGCAGTCTTCTCGCGAGGCTAACCACGACGACTCGCGCAACTTGACGCGAGGCCTCAGCACAGTCATCCCCAGCACCTGCAATGACGGAGGCACCTCTGGTCGGCGCCagtgccggcgcagcggtaGCAGACCGTCTGAGGCTCGCGTTTCGCTACTGACGGAGAAGGACATGGCTGACTTGGCCTCCAAACGGGTGAAGCTGATGGAGTGACTCCTCTCCTTTCCACTCCCACGGAACGTATTGcctttctttgtgtgtgtgtgcgcgcgctgtgTGGGGATGAAGAATGGGCGTGCGGGCAGAAAAGGGGTAGGGGGAGGAGGCATTGGCGACATGACGACACTTCGCGCATTCCGTCTCACTGAACCACTACCTCATCGTCCAAACACTTGAAGAAGTTGCACTACAGGAGCTCGAATGGGTCATCATTAGGAGTCGGTCAGGCGCGCCAGAGAAAGGGCGCGAGTGACTatttgaaaaaaaaagtgagaaggcgaggagaccggatgtgctgctgcctttGTCGTCattttctctcctctcctacGCTGGCACCTCTCGTGCGGTTTCACCTCCACCTGTTCCGCGTTGCTTGGCACCTATCGTTCTTCTTCttgctcccctccctccccccgctcGCTCAACTCCCCTCTCGCTTCTCCTGCGCTGCTTGGTGTCGTGGGCCAGTTCAGAACATACAAAgcatccttttttttttgctccaCCCACGTATGCCTGTCGTGCAACACAGTCGTACGCAGGGTTGTTACTCTTCTCGCACGGTCGTGCTCCGTTGCCTGAGGGCCACCACCGTCTGTCACACCTTTCGCCTGTACTAACAGGGCGTAGCGTGCACGGCACGCTGGCGCGTGACGCCTCTGTAACGTGCGTCTGCTGTGCGCACATCGCCTTTGCTGCGTTCTTCGGCTTCCTTATTTCCTTTCCCCCCTTGCTGTGTTCGGCTCCAATTTTGCGTGCTTCTACTCGTCGTGAAAACAGCACCAGTGAAGGTTCACATAGATCTACCTGAGCGGACATAGACACCAGCAGCTCTTCGGCTGACCAACcgcgtgcgtcgccgcctctctccctggTAGCCCGCCTTGGGCGAGGAAGGTTACCAACGAAGCGGAGAGCTGAACAGCAGCCCCGATACGCCCCACCACAACGAAGAAGGACCCGCCATGCCGCCCAAGAAAGTCAAGGATCTAGCGAATGCTCCTGTGCTCAAGATGGCACACgaggagcaggtgcagctCCTGTCTGATGCGCTACTTCGGGAGTACATGCACCGTCGCGGCTTCCTTGCGACCTTGAAGGCGTTTGATGAGGAGCATCCGCGCGACGCAAACACGATCTCCTCGCGAGCGCTCATGTCCGACCTCATGGCGCTCGACCCTGCCGATCAGCAGCGCATGAAAGGCGAGGGCATTGAAACAATCATGGAGATGCTGTGCAACTTGCGCGTTGAGCGCCGACTAGAAACGGAGAGGCTGATAGCTGAGGCGCAcatgccgctgccacaggTGCCCGCCAACTACGAGGCACTCAAGAATAAGCAAGCTGTGCGAGAGGCTCGAATGGCGGAGAGACAGTCGCGCAAAGTGTCCTCCAAGAAGAAGCCCAAGGCGTCCACTTCCGCAACGAGAGATCATGAGTCCGAAGGGGCCGGCGACGCACTCCAACGGAACAACAGGCACGGcaagcaccaccagcaccgctcGGTCGCCTCGCTAAGCGGCACGTCCCGCGGGAAAGAGTTCGCTGGCATCACGATGGACGACTTGCTTGGCAGCTCGCATGGTAGCAGCGACAATGTCAACGAACACGGCAGCCcagacgaagaggaggagggctgCAGTAGCTTCGACTGCCACAAAGCAGAGCGGGCCGGCGCGAGATCAGCTGCCAAGTCGACCGCGTCGCATGCAGGTCTGTCCTCGTCGAGGACTGCGAGCACACCAGCCGCCCAACCTGCTTGGATGGAGGTTGCCGCGAAGCAGAAGTCATCGTCGATGAAAGGGaatggtggcggcggtggagcacAACCGAGGCCCTCTGACGACGAGGGTGACAATGATGCCGGTGCAGTCGACAGCGAGGCGGACGAAGACAGCGCCGACGGTGTCGAAGActgtggaggagctgcgatGACGGCAGAGCAGCGAGAGCAGCTCTGTGCTGCTTTCCAGCTTCTCTGCGGCTTTGACGGCAGCTTGCACAAGTCCTTTCTGGAGCAGGGCTTTACTTTCGACGACTGCGCCGACTGCGCCCTCATCCAgtggcagcgaggcggctgcgacggGGTTATTGCACCCATTCAAGCCTTTGTGGCCGCCTACTACTATGAGCGCGAAGTGTATGTGGGCAAGGAGAAGCGCCAGCGCGAATGCCTTGCCAAGGCGCTGTGCACTTCCctggagcaggcgcagccgAACGTTGCCAAGATTGTGCTGCTCGACAGCGTGTGGAAGACCGAGCGTGACAGCTCTCGCTACACACGCAGCCACGTTCTGCGGCAGGCGGCGAAGCctcgcacgcgctgctgggCGAAGATGACGAGCATACAGGAGGTCActgaggtgctgcgcgacacaCTACTCACCGAGGAGCGCTGGATGAAGCCACGCGGCGGGGGCGTTGTGAGCTTCTTGTTCTCACTGCTCGTCTCACGCGGGGTGGatgtggtgcagcaggagctcACAAAGGCGAGCACCGCCGATAGCGGGCGTCCGTCGCTGCTTCTTCCCATGTCTGGCCGCGCGACGCTGGGTCTCATCAATCTTGTCTTGACGGGTCGCGCCATTTTCTTTCGTCACAACGGGGTGCGGAACGGAAATGAAGTGGGGTACTCTTCCAGACTCCGCTGCGGGCTTCTCTGCGGCGATTCTGCCGCCGATTTGGATGACCACGACCGAGCCACTGCCGTcagtgcggcgccgtcgtctccGCTTTCCTACACGAATGCAACGGAGCCGCAATTTCCCAGCTGGGTGGTGTGGCACCGGGAGAGCTTCTCGAATCTGTACATGCCCAAGGATACGCGGCAGTTGTTTCAACAAAAGCTGAACTTGGGCGGGAACGCATCTGTCGATCTGGTCTACTGGGACGCCGCAACGGAGGACGAGGAATTCCCTctgacggcgacggtgcgcagcatcgtcttcggtgccggcagcggcagtggtggtggtgcgcgtAATGCCAAGTCGTTTGTTAACACCGCCATCACATCGGTTCCAGCGTGGTCTTCGGCGGTGATTGACTGGAATGGGAAGGCGCCTCTGCGTGATTGAGcgaggcgaggcgagcgtTTGGGTGACTATACAGTGACCTTACATGAACACCGATGGCCTGGCCCACGAGGCGCGCGCCAAGACGTGTGCGGTTGCGTATATGTAGGTGAACGTGTTCTCGTCCACACCTCTCCGACTCTTCCACCATGCctcacctttttttttgtcgcgACAGCTTCCAGTGCATGCCAGCTTGTTCTggttgctctctctccctctgtgtgcAGGTATGGGTCGCATGGTTTTCTTCTTCCCGTTTTTTTCCTCCTTGTGCAGCTGCATTGTGTGCCGTTTGgttctcctccccttcttcccccgcccccctcttGGCTGTTGttcttgttgctgctgctgcgcgttcGCACCGGCCAcgcgccctcctctctccctcactgcGTGCCGTAATACCCACTCCCCattcccttcccctcttctcgGAAGGTGACCAGCCGAACCACaacgaaggagagaggaacaTCACAGATCCCCCCATCCCCCGAAAAAACAATCTGCTCTCACATATTACGGCACATATACACCTAGGAACGAGGGAAGGATGGCAAATCTCGCTTCCCTTGGACCTCCCTCTTTGTATGACCTGCAGTTGGTACGTGAGGTCAgctcccgccgccgccgctgccccccttcctcctcctttcctcctAATGACGGACAAGAAACCCAAACCGGTGGTTTCCTATGGGTGGTGCCCGGAGAAGCGATTGGCCATGTGTCGATTCTAGGCTCAGTCATACATCCGCTTCCTTCTCTGAAGTTTTTGTTTCTCGTTTCTTGTGTCCCACACATCAGTCACGCCCTTCCCCGATGACGCCGGCAGCCTCCCTGTGGTATCAGAGTCCAATGCTCGCTCTGCGCGGAAGCGGAGAGCCTGGCGCCTGCACTCGGGTACAGCTGGCGGACTCTTAGCGCCGGCGGACAGGTCTGggctggcgcggcgccgaAGAGGCTTGCGGGCATGGCCCGCTACGATTGGACCAGCTCACTACGAGTCGTGTCGTCGATTCGACCAACATAAGCGCCCCCCCCTGCTTTTCTGCCTTAGCTGCGTTGCGGCAATGCTGAGCGTAGTCTTTGACCTGGCCTGCGCTGTACGCGGTAGCACTGCAATGGGCTTCGCGGCACCAAGCGGCGCTTGTTGCCCCGGCTCCTCAACAtagccgcagcgcagcagaggTAAGCGAGCTGTGGGTGCATGCGTAgaaaaatatatatatatatatatatacattgTTGGCGTGCTTGTAGTGGTGGAAGAGACACGTTGAGGGACAAACAAAACTTCCAGTCGCGAGGTTTGATGACTAATCTTCTCTTTTtcccgctgcttctccttgcAGAATTCGTGTACCCTCTTGTAGGGGGTCTCCGCTGTTTCTTTCGGATGGCTTTTGACCGCGACGTACAggtgtatatatatatatatatatatgtgtgtgtaaaGGGGCTTGGTAGCCCCATTTCCCCCCTCCTATGCTGGGGAGGATGTTAACTGGTTTTACgatcgtgtgtgtgcgctcgaCTCAGTCCCACCCAACCAGCCCCGTCAAGCTGGCCACCGTGAGATACATGAACGAGGAAGAGTGGACACTGTATTCTCGTAGACGTCATCGGAAATATGAGCGGTGATTCGTGAAAGCGGAGCGCAGAAGCcggctccccccccccgcccgcccctgcCTGGCGGCGTCCAACGCGTTTAGTGACATCGCCCTATAACAGGCCAGCAAAGGGGAAGGAGCCCCTCGACAGTTACCCGCTTTCCCCTCTTATCCCCAtcgctccttctctctgATCTAACGCCAGCGAAGGCAGGAGCTATTCGTGTACATCTATGTGTATTATTATATGCACAGAAACATTCATCCGTAAGCAGGGTGAGCGTCATGCTTGGGTTGACGTCGGTGATGCAGCGCATTCGTTTTTGCCTGCGAGCGTATGTGTATGGagaccgcagcagcgcccttTGCCTGTCGCATGCGCGGTTCTCATCCAGACGTTACCACCTGTTTCTTCTCCGCAACGTtccttccccccttctccgtccctcttcttctcccaTCACCGTATGCTACCTTGTGCGAACCTTTCATCTATGCCGATCTACACCCGCACCCGAACCGGCTTCGCTCGCCATCTTCCCGCTCCCCACTCCCTCAAACGCCACCCCCCCCGTCTCTGTCCCGTACTTTGCCACCCCCGCTGTAAAGTCTGCTGATTGCCATTCTATTATCaccgccctcttctcctttcaACTCATACCGGCACTCCCATCAGCTGCAAGAGGGTGTGCTTCGTTCCACAAGCTCTCTGCGCGTTTGTCTCTTGTTGGTGAGTCTGGCACCCGCCTCATGGTACCGGCCCGACTCGTTCTCGACCTctttctccccttctctcctcaACTCTCCCCAGCGTTCGAGCTTGGCCCACCTCCCCATCCTCCGCTTATTCTGGTACTGCTGTTTGTTGTTGCCTCGTGGCGCCTATCGCTTCCTCCCTTGTCCTTCGTGTCTTGCCCTTGGCTCTCCTCACTGAGCAGCTGTGCTTCAGcttccttgtgtgtgtgtgtcctttTACGCTGTTGTAGCTGATCATCGTCACCGCATCGCACCATAGACCGAAGGAGTTTCGTGGACAGTCGTGTGCTGCGGGCGTTGTTCCATAGTGTGTgccacacgcgcgtgtgcgaacccctcccctttttccATTGGCGAGCAGAAACCGCGCAGTGCCCGCCATCCATCTCTGCTTGTTTGGCGCCCTAATTTTTCATTTACTTTTCCTTCTAtctctcgtcgtcgtcgttgcgtCGCCATTCCGGCTCATCATTCCttcgtttgtgtgcgtgtgtgcgtctctctctggcTCTGTTTGGTCTTCGCTGCCACTGGTggcactcccctcccctcccctcccttccccccaaccacacacacacacacacacacacacgcgaacaACGACACATAGAGAcgctcttttcgtttcctcTCCAAGGGgaaaaagggaaaagggaGGTGAGCGAGCAACACAAGAAACGCGCACCAACAAACAAGGctgagaaaaaaaaaacaaaaagagagaggacaTTGAAACCGCCACCAGGACAAGAAACATTATTATTTTGTTCTTTGTCTGCCGTGTTCGTTCAAACAAGGGCAAAAAGGGAAAACGATAACGGTAAGAAAACCGctgaaacaaaaaaacagaaGATTAAGAAAGCATCCGGTACcggagaggaagggaacAGACCTACATCCACGGCCTGCTCCCTCACcaccttccccctctccctcccactTGTTCACTATTGTGCACGCAttcctgtctctctctctctctctctctttctgtgaGTGTTCGCGTGCGTGCTAGTCATTGGAACGGAAAGGGAAAATAGAAGAATAAGACGCAGAACCAATCTCCAATGAAAACGAAGTTGTAGCAGCAAAGGGACCCAAAACACACATAAAAAAACGTGACTACTAACCGCTCATTTCAATTCGCTTCTTCCCTTCCGCCGCGGTGCCTTTCTCCCTGCGAGTGTGTTTGTACCTCTGAGCCTCCCTATTCCATCTTTCCTTTTCGTCTCCATCTGATTCACCGAATTCGACTTaaagcccccccccgcacGTCCCCATATGTTCCTCCTTCCTGTTTTTCTCTCAGCAGTTTTCTCTCATTGTcttcacctctctctctttttttgctTGGCTTGCCACTTGGCATGTGTGTTTGGTTCCGTTTCGAGCGCTGAGTGTCCCTTCTCTGTTCGCCActcttctccttccttcccccttttttaGTTTggctttttttcttcgtaTCTTTGTTTGGGTTCTCCTTTGACCTGCCGCTCCCATCTTCCTCTCTCGTACCGCCATTCTACTGCCACGATCACTACCTACGGCCACCAAGAACAcccttttctcttctcccAAGTGAGGACTCCTTGTTTTATTTTTGTTTGTGCTTactgtttttcttttgtcgCTTTCATCACTGCCGCTTCCTTTTTGCGTGCTCCACTCCTTCTACCCCTCACCTTTTATTGTCCCCTCCATCAAGGCGATACGAACATCTAACACGACAGCGACGCTCTTTTGGTTTGTGAGGGCTTCTTCtgtttcttttgtttttttttttcgtgttctTTTTTCTTGGATCTCTTCCCTGCCCCTGTTTGCCCATCTCTTTGTCCCacttttgttttgttgtgaAAGTTGGGCTTGAATTTTCATCGCCTTTTCGTGCTATAACTCCCTCCGTGTTCTTTGTAGCCCCACGCTCACCCCATTTTTCCTTGCGTTCTTGCTGGCTTTCCTCGTGTCCTCTTGTAGTCTTATATTTGCCGCGTCGTtttcgcgcgcgcgctctctctctctctctctttcttcatacgaagagagagagaggccaaggaaaagggaaaggAGAACACAGTCTTGTACTCTATTTTTGAGTTTGGACTGccgttttttctttttttttttgctttcgCTTCGCTGGTCTGCGTCTTCGTTGGTACTCCTCAACGCCAACCCAGTCTCCCACCCCCGGTCTCTCGGAAGTTCTCTGCCCATTTTTCTGAGGCCTTCTCCTTCGTATTTTCTTTCCTTTGCGTtgcccccctttttttgccTCGCTTGTCTTTGTTGTTCCTTTCGCTTTGCTGTGTGCGTTCCAAGTCACGGCATATCAGGACACCAACAGAAGGAAGCGGTTCGTCTTTCTCTGTAAGGatctctctgcttctccctcatttttgtttttgttgtctTAGCTTCTCATAGCTTTTTCCACCACCCCGCAACCCGGGCACATTCTACTAGGACCTGTTaccaccctctcccccttttcccctGCCTttcgtcttctctctctcgttttccTGATCTGAGACAGATAGACACTGCAAACAACGAAGAGTAAAACTGCTGCCTCT
Proteins encoded in this window:
- a CDS encoding 60S ribosomal protein L32 (previous protein_id=AAZ14428.1) → MVKPTVSKAIVKKRTKRFTRHRYELFPQLSSSWRKPRGEDSPVRRRYKGQKAMPNKGYGSDRATKYITPSGFKSFPIQNVQDLYMLVMQNRKYAGVISHTVGARSRKAIVRKAHELDVRLINSGAKLRKLESN
- a CDS encoding conserved hypothetical protein (previous protein_id=AAZ14429.1), whose product is MDSLRRPGREEQQQPREFSISASGAVEAVLRFAAADAKTNRGAGSRAKTDRVVSEHKTEQCIALIDYHALEEDEISFRAGDVINVTGKGTASGFWEGYVATPVSPALATAELSDAEHSSSLSHSPSASLLSPQHQQRCTRGLFPNCLVTSNMRLKRSLSHYALQNVALCLYAYQATGDGEMSFVHGDVITAVRPSSSPGWWYGVKSGGPAWVAPGVAASNRFVDPAAATDSSASRAGRKTRAAIDAAPQGGTTAPAGDGNDEERLFPTNFVTCDVVQANFSFTGRQPHELSCKVGDIIQVHRRWNDGWWEGSLRGRRGIFPSNYTMPNVTTTAPPLFCPRCRTVYASSMLYSTCAKCMAEERVEDAMMQAVEAYARGEAAELDLFANVDISLHTPVEDASASDGEVSVDGTLRQSSREANHDDSRNLTRGLSTVIPSTCNDGGTSGRRQCRRSGSRPSEARVSLLTEKDMADLASKRVKLME
- a CDS encoding conserved hypothetical protein (previous protein_id=AAZ14430.1), with the protein product MPPKKVKDLANAPVLKMAHEEQVQLLSDALLREYMHRRGFLATLKAFDEEHPRDANTISSRALMSDLMALDPADQQRMKGEGIETIMEMLCNLRVERRLETERLIAEAHMPLPQVPANYEALKNKQAVREARMAERQSRKVSSKKKPKASTSATRDHESEGAGDALQRNNRHGKHHQHRSVASLSGTSRGKEFAGITMDDLLGSSHGSSDNVNEHGSPDEEEEGCSSFDCHKAERAGARSAAKSTASHAGLSSSRTASTPAAQPAWMEVAAKQKSSSMKGNGGGGGAQPRPSDDEGDNDAGAVDSEADEDSADGVEDCGGAAMTAEQREQLCAAFQLLCGFDGSLHKSFLEQGFTFDDCADCALIQWQRGGCDGVIAPIQAFVAAYYYEREVYVGKEKRQRECLAKALCTSLEQAQPNVAKIVLLDSVWKTERDSSRYTRSHVLRQAAKPRTRCWAKMTSIQEVTEVLRDTLLTEERWMKPRGGGVVSFLFSLLVSRGVDVVQQELTKASTADSGRPSLLLPMSGRATLGLINLVLTGRAIFFRHNGVRNGNEVGYSSRLRCGLLCGDSAADLDDHDRATAVSAAPSSPLSYTNATEPQFPSWVVWHRESFSNLYMPKDTRQLFQQKLNLGGNASVDLVYWDAATEDEEFPLTATVRSIVFGAGSGSGGGARNAKSFVNTAITSVPAWSSAVIDWNGKAPLRD